The Chryseobacterium geocarposphaerae genome window below encodes:
- a CDS encoding NmrA family NAD(P)-binding protein → MKIVITGSLGNVARPLTKQLIAEGHNITVISSNETKKAEIENLGAKAAIGSIIDLGFLIETFKGNDAAFLMTPPNMGFENIVENTINAGKNYAEAIKQARIKKIVMLSSIGAESPVENGPIKGLHFIEKLYNEVENTSVTFLRAGYFYINFFNDIPLIKNVGIIGGNYPDNTEVPLVHPKDIAKAAAEELTKNSEGKNVRYIVSDVRTASDVAKAFGNAIGKPELPWVEFKDEESLNGMLQAGLPQEIAELYTEMGRGIRTGVVQKDFIEHDSVVDGKIKLEEYAEEFANKFNS, encoded by the coding sequence ATGAAAATTGTTATTACAGGTTCATTAGGAAATGTAGCCAGACCTCTTACTAAGCAGTTAATTGCAGAAGGACACAATATTACTGTAATCAGCAGTAATGAAACTAAGAAAGCTGAAATCGAAAATTTAGGCGCAAAAGCAGCTATTGGTTCAATCATCGATTTAGGTTTCCTAATTGAAACTTTTAAAGGGAATGATGCTGCCTTTTTGATGACGCCACCTAATATGGGTTTCGAAAATATTGTTGAAAATACCATCAATGCAGGAAAAAATTATGCTGAAGCAATCAAACAGGCAAGAATAAAAAAGATTGTAATGTTAAGCAGCATCGGTGCCGAATCTCCGGTTGAAAACGGGCCAATCAAAGGTCTCCATTTTATCGAAAAACTTTATAATGAAGTAGAAAATACTTCTGTAACTTTTTTAAGAGCTGGATATTTCTACATCAATTTCTTTAACGATATACCATTGATTAAAAATGTAGGAATTATAGGAGGAAACTACCCTGATAATACAGAAGTTCCTTTAGTTCATCCGAAAGATATTGCGAAAGCTGCTGCAGAAGAATTAACAAAAAATTCTGAAGGCAAAAATGTAAGATATATAGTAAGTGACGTGAGAACCGCTTCAGATGTTGCCAAAGCTTTTGGAAATGCCATCGGAAAACCTGAACTTCCTTGGGTTGAGTTTAAAGACGAAGAATCGTTAAACGGAATGCTACAAGCCGGACTTCCTCAGGAAATTGCAGAATTATATACGGAAATGGGGAGAGGAATCAGAACAGGTGTTGTGCAGAAAGATTTTATTGAGCATGATTCTGTGGTTGATGGAAAGATTAAATTAGAGGAATATGCTGAAGAATTTGCAAATAAGTTTAATTCATAA
- a CDS encoding Crp/Fnr family transcriptional regulator produces MINNQFIINKFGFLGEDFSIELQKNAFITDIKAKTEIITEGQKVRYVPFLIKGSIKVYSLNDGRELIYYYVRPNDSCLMTFSSIFGDYTSKVYALAEEDSEVMLVPVAVLHEWLIRFPEINKLFYHEYDKRFTDIMNMVNDAVFHRLDKRVLNYIKQQILITGSNPIKLTHREIASNLGTSREVVSRVLKKVENEGEIVQTREGIKIPVNENVR; encoded by the coding sequence ATGATAAATAATCAGTTTATTATTAATAAATTCGGGTTTTTGGGAGAAGATTTTTCAATTGAGCTTCAAAAGAATGCATTTATTACCGATATTAAAGCTAAGACGGAAATTATTACAGAAGGGCAGAAAGTAAGATATGTTCCGTTCCTGATAAAAGGTTCAATTAAGGTTTATTCTCTAAATGATGGAAGAGAGCTGATCTATTATTACGTAAGACCTAATGATAGCTGTTTGATGACTTTTTCATCTATTTTTGGTGACTATACCAGTAAAGTATATGCTCTTGCTGAAGAAGATTCTGAAGTAATGTTGGTTCCCGTGGCAGTTTTGCATGAGTGGCTGATTAGATTTCCTGAAATCAATAAACTTTTTTATCATGAATATGACAAAAGATTCACAGATATCATGAATATGGTCAATGATGCCGTTTTTCATAGGCTTGATAAAAGAGTATTGAATTATATCAAACAGCAGATTTTAATAACAGGAAGTAATCCTATAAAACTTACCCATAGAGAAATCGCCAGTAATTTAGGAACTTCCAGAGAAGTGGTAAGCCGTGTATTAAAAAAAGTTGAAAACGAAGGCGAAATTGTTCAGACTAGAGAAGGTATAAAAATACCTGTTAATGAAAATGTTAGGTGA
- a CDS encoding T9SS type A sorting domain-containing protein: MKKILLSMGVLLANFAWAQFTTGTVSLPTASMTVKIDTTPTTVTLTLTGDSNSMLGIGFGSSGMASGADGFIYNSSGNTDYTFGGVGITPTADASQDWTVSSNTVSGSTRTIVATRTLAGGTGDFAISNANTSINIFYAKRAGNTALGYHNSTRDYATLTRSATLATSDLALENKKISIYPNPAKETANFKNADNIKSVDIYESTGRKVRTVKVEGGNISISDLRSGSYYLEITQKDGTLSYEKLIKE, encoded by the coding sequence ATGAAAAAAATTCTACTATCAATGGGAGTGCTTCTGGCAAATTTTGCCTGGGCTCAGTTTACGACAGGAACAGTCTCGCTTCCAACAGCAAGTATGACTGTAAAAATAGATACAACCCCTACTACGGTAACTTTAACATTAACAGGAGACAGTAATTCAATGCTGGGAATTGGTTTCGGATCGAGTGGAATGGCAAGTGGAGCAGACGGTTTCATTTATAATTCTTCAGGCAATACCGATTATACTTTTGGAGGAGTAGGAATTACGCCTACTGCAGATGCATCACAAGACTGGACGGTGAGCAGCAATACAGTTTCCGGAAGTACGAGAACTATTGTTGCAACAAGAACTTTAGCCGGAGGAACGGGAGATTTTGCTATTTCCAATGCCAATACAAGCATTAATATCTTCTATGCGAAGAGAGCAGGAAATACTGCTTTAGGATACCATAATTCAACCAGGGATTATGCTACGCTCACAAGATCAGCAACTCTTGCAACGAGTGATCTAGCACTTGAAAATAAAAAAATAAGTATTTACCCAAATCCTGCCAAAGAAACGGCGAACTTTAAAAATGCGGATAATATCAAGTCAGTTGATATTTATGAATCTACAGGCCGAAAAGTGAGAACTGTAAAAGTTGAAGGTGGGAATATCAGTATTTCAGATCTAAGATCAGGAAGTTATTATTTAGAAATTACTCAGAAAGATGGGACATTGTCCTATGAAAAATTGATAAAAGAATAG
- a CDS encoding NAD(P)-dependent alcohol dehydrogenase — MSTLTVKAYGAESKTADLAEINIERREVTAKDVEIEILYCGVCHSDLHTARNDWGGSMYPVVPGHEIVGRITNVGSEVSKFKIGDLAAVGCMVDSCGHCDSCKHDLEQYCQNGFTGTYNGKDKHLGGHTFGGYSQKVVVDEHFVLSVPENLDLAAVAPLLCAGITTWSPLRHWNVGPNSKVAVVGLGGLGHMAIKLAKGLGAEVTLFSRTPGKTEDAKKLGADHVVISTDDAQMKEVAAKFDLIIDTVPYEHDINPYMQTVALNGTLVLVGFVGEFENESPSTRPMIFQRRSVAGSLIGGIAETQEMLDFCGKHNIVSDIELIKIQDINNAYERMLKSDVKYRFVIDMQSL; from the coding sequence ATGAGCACACTCACGGTAAAAGCTTATGGAGCAGAATCCAAAACTGCAGATTTAGCAGAAATTAACATTGAAAGAAGAGAAGTAACAGCTAAAGATGTGGAAATTGAAATTCTATATTGCGGAGTTTGTCACTCAGATCTTCATACCGCAAGAAATGACTGGGGCGGATCGATGTATCCTGTTGTTCCGGGGCACGAAATTGTAGGAAGAATCACCAATGTAGGAAGCGAGGTCTCTAAATTTAAAATCGGAGATTTAGCCGCTGTTGGTTGTATGGTAGATTCCTGCGGGCACTGCGACAGCTGTAAACACGATCTGGAACAATACTGCCAAAATGGTTTCACCGGAACTTACAACGGAAAGGACAAACATTTGGGAGGACATACTTTCGGTGGGTATTCCCAGAAAGTGGTTGTGGATGAACATTTTGTATTAAGCGTGCCTGAAAATCTGGATCTGGCTGCAGTAGCACCACTTCTATGTGCAGGCATCACCACTTGGTCTCCTTTGAGACACTGGAATGTTGGACCGAACTCTAAAGTCGCCGTGGTAGGTTTAGGAGGTTTGGGACATATGGCCATTAAGCTGGCAAAAGGTTTGGGAGCTGAAGTTACTTTATTCTCAAGAACTCCGGGAAAAACCGAAGATGCTAAGAAATTGGGAGCAGATCACGTAGTAATTTCTACAGATGATGCTCAAATGAAAGAAGTAGCTGCAAAATTCGATCTGATTATTGATACTGTTCCTTATGAACATGACATCAATCCATATATGCAGACTGTTGCACTGAATGGAACTTTGGTATTAGTAGGATTTGTAGGAGAATTTGAGAATGAGTCCCCAAGTACAAGACCTATGATTTTCCAACGCCGTTCTGTTGCAGGTTCTTTGATCGGAGGTATTGCTGAAACCCAGGAAATGCTTGATTTCTGTGGAAAACACAATATTGTTTCTGATATTGAATTAATTAAAATTCAGGATATCAATAACGCTTATGAAAGAATGCTGAAAAGCGATGTAAAATATCGTTTCGTAATTGATATGCAATCTTTGTAA
- a CDS encoding ankyrin repeat domain-containing protein — MKNLIFIISVFLSFTLSAQEKAKSIFDIARSGTVTEVQNLMKQDPDIINQTNDHGFSPLILACYRGNIEVAKFLIDHVKNVNYKSQEGTALAGLSVKYNKDLVERLLQKNADPNIADATGATPLFWAVKFGNKELIELLLKHKADKSTKDAQGMTPFEYALQTNNKDIINLLKN; from the coding sequence ATGAAAAACCTGATCTTCATAATAAGTGTTTTTCTGAGCTTCACATTGTCTGCTCAGGAAAAAGCAAAATCAATTTTTGATATTGCCAGAAGCGGAACTGTTACAGAGGTACAAAACTTAATGAAACAGGATCCGGATATTATTAATCAGACCAATGATCACGGCTTTTCTCCTCTTATTTTAGCATGTTACAGAGGAAATATAGAAGTGGCTAAGTTTTTGATTGATCATGTAAAGAACGTTAATTATAAGAGCCAGGAAGGAACTGCTTTAGCCGGACTTTCTGTGAAATATAATAAAGATTTGGTGGAGCGTTTATTACAAAAGAACGCTGATCCCAATATAGCAGATGCTACAGGAGCTACTCCCTTATTCTGGGCTGTGAAATTTGGTAATAAAGAGCTTATAGAGTTACTATTGAAACACAAAGCAGACAAATCGACCAAAGATGCTCAGGGAATGACTCCATTCGAATATGCCCTTCAAACCAATAATAAAGACATCATCAACCTCTTAAAAAATTAA
- a CDS encoding DUF3467 domain-containing protein, translating to MDNNQNPQDGNINIELNEMVAAGIYANLALVNHSPSEFVVDFIQLMPGVQQAKVRSRVILAPLHAKRVLSALQQNIANYEQQFGEIKEVEPFVLGANNVQA from the coding sequence ATGGACAACAATCAAAATCCACAAGACGGAAACATCAACATCGAATTAAACGAAATGGTAGCAGCAGGAATCTATGCTAACTTAGCTTTAGTAAACCACTCTCCATCTGAATTCGTTGTAGATTTTATCCAATTGATGCCGGGGGTACAACAAGCAAAAGTAAGATCAAGAGTTATTCTTGCTCCACTTCACGCTAAAAGAGTATTATCTGCTCTACAACAAAACATTGCTAACTACGAACAACAATTTGGAGAAATCAAAGAAGTTGAACCTTTCGTATTAGGAGCTAACAACGTACAAGCTTAA
- a CDS encoding carboxylesterase family protein: MTSQQNIKTHTFQISLGKILALKENGVIKAKSIRYATSERYQKPVPAEYSSDVTFPDKTPVCPQKISPLLERLIGKTDIEKFHADESTQYLTVTRPEIFKENEKLPVVVWIHGGSYEVGCGDLPTSDPSVWVKEQNIIVVSVSYRLGLFGFLGGDEKRPPNLGLFDIIEALKWIKNNIEGFGGNPENITLFGQSSGGDAIAHLMISEDIENLFQRLIIQSAPLGFRLKRCKMSLEFFQKTAFLKDEEDPLKMTESYSKFLPSFMRYGLKTSMPFCTQYGYPPLCKEEESFPKWKENAKKYDVLIGLNHDETAFYVKTAKEGLYTYLHEKILNRIVRKTTESIYEKPANIFARNYAEGGGNIYQFKIHSRVKNNYIGASHCIDLPLIFENETAWKDSELLKDVPWKHIRENGKKLRALWAEFARTGKISEDSEKPEILELRKVSL, translated from the coding sequence ATGACATCACAGCAAAACATTAAAACTCATACTTTTCAAATCTCTTTAGGGAAAATTTTAGCTTTAAAAGAAAATGGAGTTATTAAAGCCAAGAGTATTCGTTATGCAACATCAGAAAGATATCAGAAGCCCGTTCCGGCAGAATATTCGTCAGATGTTACTTTTCCCGATAAAACCCCGGTTTGTCCGCAGAAAATAAGTCCGCTTCTGGAACGACTCATTGGGAAAACGGACATTGAAAAGTTTCATGCTGATGAATCCACGCAATATTTAACAGTTACCCGTCCTGAGATTTTTAAAGAAAATGAAAAACTTCCTGTGGTAGTCTGGATTCATGGTGGCTCTTATGAAGTTGGTTGTGGAGATCTTCCCACTTCAGATCCTTCGGTTTGGGTAAAGGAGCAAAATATTATTGTAGTTTCTGTTTCTTATCGTCTCGGACTTTTCGGTTTTCTAGGCGGTGATGAAAAAAGACCTCCGAATTTGGGACTTTTTGATATCATTGAAGCTTTAAAATGGATCAAAAATAATATTGAAGGCTTTGGAGGAAATCCTGAAAACATTACACTTTTCGGACAGTCTTCCGGAGGAGATGCAATTGCGCATTTAATGATTTCGGAAGACATTGAAAATTTGTTCCAAAGACTCATTATTCAGAGTGCTCCTCTTGGTTTTCGTCTTAAAAGATGCAAAATGTCTCTTGAGTTTTTTCAGAAAACGGCATTCTTAAAAGATGAAGAAGATCCTCTAAAAATGACGGAAAGCTATTCAAAATTTTTGCCGTCATTTATGAGATACGGATTAAAAACCTCCATGCCTTTTTGTACACAATATGGATACCCGCCTTTGTGTAAAGAAGAAGAAAGTTTTCCGAAATGGAAAGAAAATGCTAAAAAATACGATGTACTGATAGGTTTAAATCATGATGAAACAGCTTTTTATGTAAAAACAGCTAAAGAAGGACTGTACACATATTTACACGAAAAAATTCTCAACAGAATTGTTCGGAAAACCACAGAATCTATCTACGAAAAACCCGCAAATATTTTCGCTCGAAACTATGCAGAAGGAGGCGGGAATATTTATCAGTTTAAGATTCATTCCAGAGTAAAAAATAATTATATTGGAGCTTCCCATTGTATTGATCTTCCGTTAATTTTTGAAAATGAAACGGCATGGAAAGACTCGGAATTACTAAAAGATGTGCCCTGGAAGCATATCCGGGAAAATGGAAAAAAACTTCGGGCACTTTGGGCCGAATTTGCCAGAACCGGAAAAATTTCTGAAGACTCGGAAAAACCTGAAATTCTTGAATTAAGAAAGGTTAGCCTCTAA
- a CDS encoding YceI family protein has product MKKLIILTVSLLFANVVSAQKYSSKTGKVTFEASVPLFEDVFAQDDNNIVVLNADTGDIASVSAVKNFHFKVKLMEEHFNESYAETAKYPKTTFSGKILNFDKTKLSSNPQKYTIQGTLNFHGVDKAYTSNASIYAKDGKIYISGGFVAKSADHKVTIPKMVTKKVAENVNVQYDYILTKQ; this is encoded by the coding sequence ATGAAAAAATTAATCATACTAACCGTTTCGTTACTTTTTGCAAACGTTGTTTCAGCTCAGAAATACAGCTCAAAAACAGGGAAAGTAACTTTTGAAGCTTCTGTTCCTCTATTTGAGGATGTTTTTGCCCAGGATGACAATAATATTGTTGTATTGAATGCAGATACAGGAGATATAGCTTCTGTTTCTGCAGTTAAAAACTTTCATTTCAAAGTGAAACTCATGGAGGAGCATTTTAACGAAAGCTATGCAGAAACTGCAAAATACCCGAAAACCACTTTCTCAGGAAAGATTTTAAATTTTGATAAAACCAAATTGAGTTCAAATCCACAGAAATATACCATACAGGGAACATTAAACTTTCATGGAGTGGATAAAGCCTATACCTCCAATGCAAGTATTTATGCTAAAGATGGAAAAATTTATATATCTGGTGGCTTCGTAGCAAAATCAGCGGATCATAAAGTAACAATTCCTAAAATGGTTACTAAGAAAGTGGCTGAAAATGTAAATGTTCAATACGATTATATCCTTACAAAACAATGA
- a CDS encoding DUF5777 family beta-barrel protein → MTKTFFFLSMLASSLAFAQEDLLKDIDTIKTNTKISQPAFKALQIVTGQSTKLPAKNEWYIVVAHRFGDVSKGFKDFFGLDDASTKLGVIYGVTDGFSLNLSRETNQKTFEGGAKYKLLKQSENFPLDIVGYNVLAVNTDLSKDNYPDLKFGDRLSYLTQALISRRFNDKFSLQLTPSYVHKNLYEPSIENKDQFLTGLGGRYKISKRISLNAEYFVNFDNHSFYKNPLSLGMDIETGGHVFQLLFTNSQLNSDIGYLTNATGDWGKGHIFFGFNLYRVF, encoded by the coding sequence ATGACAAAAACTTTCTTCTTTTTGTCAATGTTGGCTTCAAGTCTTGCTTTTGCACAGGAAGACTTGTTGAAGGATATTGATACTATTAAAACAAACACCAAAATTTCACAGCCTGCATTTAAGGCATTACAAATCGTCACAGGCCAATCTACAAAGCTTCCTGCGAAAAATGAATGGTACATCGTTGTAGCCCATCGTTTTGGAGATGTAAGCAAAGGATTCAAAGATTTTTTTGGATTAGATGATGCTTCTACCAAATTAGGAGTGATCTATGGAGTAACAGACGGGTTTTCATTAAACCTTTCCAGAGAAACAAATCAGAAAACCTTTGAGGGCGGTGCTAAATACAAACTGCTAAAACAAAGCGAAAATTTTCCGTTGGATATCGTTGGATATAATGTATTGGCGGTAAATACGGATCTTAGTAAAGATAATTATCCTGATCTTAAGTTTGGGGACAGGCTTTCCTATCTTACTCAGGCATTAATTTCAAGAAGGTTTAATGATAAATTTTCTTTACAATTAACTCCTTCCTATGTCCACAAGAATCTTTATGAGCCGAGTATCGAAAATAAAGACCAGTTTCTTACAGGATTAGGTGGTCGTTATAAGATTTCAAAAAGAATTTCTCTCAACGCAGAATATTTTGTGAATTTTGATAATCACAGTTTTTATAAAAATCCCCTGTCTTTGGGTATGGATATAGAAACCGGGGGACATGTTTTCCAGCTGTTATTTACCAATTCCCAGCTCAATTCGGATATTGGCTATCTCACCAATGCAACCGGAGATTGGGGAAAAGGGCATATTTTCTTTGGGTTTAATCTTTATAGAGTTTTTTAA
- a CDS encoding alkaline phosphatase family protein: protein MKRGLQFLLLIFSLTVFAQKETVDTTQIVIPNRYNSAEAQTKPYVIMISTDGFRYDYAKKYNAENLLKFSNQGVQAKAMVPSYPSITFPNHWTLITGLYPSHHGLIDNYFYDYKRKEPYAMSNKKNAEDGSWYGGTPLWSLAEKQGMVSASMQWVGSASDAGRKRPTYYYSYHEKFTPSEKVDKVINWLKLPMDKRPHFISLYFPEVDGSGHHFGPDTKETEDAVHLVDNAIGELVQKVNALGLKNVNFIFVSDHGMIKVDGGNPLEIPELLLDKNRFDIFNSNTLLRVYVKKPSEVKETYKELKANKTEDYQVYLDKRLPKYLHFGTKDDRYNRIGQILLIPKAPKVFLEKGKKTSIGKHGYNPRIVPEMKATFFAWGPDFKNNLVIDEFANINVYPLVAEILGLKIEQPIDGRLKILKATLKEKK from the coding sequence ATGAAGCGAGGATTACAATTTTTACTGTTGATTTTTTCATTGACAGTTTTTGCCCAGAAAGAAACAGTTGATACGACACAAATCGTTATTCCCAACAGATACAATAGCGCTGAAGCCCAGACAAAGCCTTATGTGATCATGATCTCAACAGACGGATTTCGCTATGATTATGCTAAAAAATACAACGCAGAAAATCTTCTGAAATTTTCAAATCAAGGAGTTCAGGCTAAAGCAATGGTTCCAAGTTATCCTAGCATTACTTTTCCGAATCACTGGACTTTAATCACCGGACTTTACCCTTCTCATCACGGTTTGATCGATAATTATTTTTACGATTATAAAAGAAAAGAACCGTACGCAATGAGCAATAAAAAGAATGCTGAAGATGGAAGCTGGTATGGTGGAACTCCGCTATGGAGTTTAGCTGAAAAGCAGGGAATGGTTTCCGCTTCAATGCAATGGGTGGGTTCTGCGAGTGATGCAGGTAGAAAAAGACCGACCTATTACTACTCTTATCACGAAAAATTTACCCCATCAGAAAAAGTTGACAAAGTAATTAACTGGCTGAAGCTCCCGATGGATAAAAGACCACATTTTATCTCCTTATATTTTCCTGAAGTTGATGGAAGCGGACATCACTTTGGCCCCGATACCAAGGAAACAGAAGATGCTGTTCATCTGGTTGATAACGCTATTGGAGAATTAGTTCAAAAAGTAAATGCTTTAGGATTAAAAAATGTAAACTTCATTTTTGTTTCAGACCACGGAATGATAAAAGTAGACGGTGGAAATCCTTTGGAAATTCCTGAGTTGCTTTTAGATAAAAACAGGTTTGATATCTTTAATTCCAATACTTTATTGAGAGTTTACGTTAAAAAACCTTCTGAGGTAAAGGAAACATACAAAGAATTAAAAGCAAATAAAACAGAAGATTACCAAGTATATTTAGACAAAAGGCTCCCAAAATATCTTCACTTTGGAACAAAAGACGATAGATACAATAGAATAGGACAGATCTTATTGATTCCGAAAGCTCCAAAAGTATTCTTGGAAAAAGGCAAGAAAACTTCCATTGGGAAACATGGGTATAACCCAAGAATCGTTCCTGAAATGAAAGCCACCTTCTTCGCTTGGGGCCCAGACTTTAAAAATAACCTGGTGATTGATGAATTTGCTAATATAAATGTATATCCTTTGGTTGCTGAAATTTTAGGATTGAAGATTGAGCAGCCAATTGACGGGAGATTGAAAATCTTAAAGGCAACATTGAAAGAAAAGAAATAA
- a CDS encoding winged helix-turn-helix transcriptional regulator, translating into MAAIKESSTIQQNKKYALDSCPVTYVMEKIGGFWKPIILYHLSNGDKRYSELKRAIPAVTEKMLIQHLKQLENDGLVIRTAKPVVPPHVTYELSKAGKGLIPVINSMAEWAFEDMDGKYRN; encoded by the coding sequence ATGGCAGCAATTAAAGAAAGTTCAACAATTCAGCAGAACAAGAAATATGCACTCGATTCTTGTCCGGTAACGTATGTAATGGAAAAAATCGGTGGTTTTTGGAAACCTATTATTTTATACCATCTTTCGAACGGCGATAAAAGATACAGTGAACTAAAACGTGCAATTCCGGCGGTGACGGAAAAGATGCTGATTCAGCATCTGAAGCAATTGGAAAATGATGGATTGGTCATAAGAACTGCAAAACCAGTCGTACCGCCTCATGTAACCTATGAATTAAGTAAAGCCGGAAAAGGATTAATTCCGGTGATCAATTCAATGGCGGAATGGGCATTTGAAGATATGGATGGAAAATACAGGAATTAA
- a CDS encoding helix-turn-helix domain-containing protein codes for MENQKVEIFNTVAEYNKMMNHETMHPLISVVDFSKANPICQYIRKFGFYTVFLKDMMCGDMLYGKHSYDYQEGTLVFIAPGQTYGIYNADTYIQPAGFALIFHPDLLKGTNLGKNINNYNFFSYEVHEALHLSEKEREIILECFKNIKHELEQPIDKHSKSLIVNNIELFLNYCMRFYDRQFITRDHINQGVIGKFENLLNEYLKSDKPKNLGFPMVNYFAEQLNLSANYFGDLIKKELGISAQEYIHNKLIDVAKDQIFDAEKSISEISYDLGFKYPQHFTRLFKSKVGVSPSEYKTLN; via the coding sequence ATGGAAAATCAGAAGGTTGAAATATTTAATACGGTTGCGGAATATAATAAAATGATGAATCACGAAACGATGCATCCGTTGATAAGTGTAGTTGATTTTTCTAAAGCGAACCCTATTTGCCAGTATATTAGGAAATTTGGATTTTATACGGTTTTCTTAAAAGATATGATGTGCGGAGATATGCTGTATGGAAAGCACAGCTATGATTATCAGGAAGGAACGCTGGTCTTTATTGCTCCGGGACAGACTTATGGAATTTATAATGCAGACACTTATATTCAGCCTGCAGGTTTTGCCCTAATTTTTCATCCCGATTTATTAAAAGGAACCAATTTGGGCAAAAATATCAACAACTATAATTTCTTTTCTTACGAAGTTCATGAAGCATTGCACCTTTCAGAAAAAGAAAGGGAAATTATTTTAGAATGTTTTAAAAATATAAAGCATGAGCTGGAACAGCCTATTGATAAACACAGTAAATCCTTAATTGTAAACAATATTGAATTGTTTTTAAATTATTGCATGCGTTTCTATGACCGTCAGTTCATTACAAGAGATCATATCAATCAGGGAGTTATCGGTAAATTTGAAAATCTGCTGAATGAGTATTTAAAATCTGACAAACCTAAAAACTTAGGTTTTCCTATGGTTAACTATTTTGCTGAGCAGCTCAACCTTTCGGCCAACTATTTTGGGGATTTGATCAAAAAAGAACTCGGAATTTCTGCACAGGAATATATCCACAATAAATTGATTGATGTTGCCAAAGATCAGATTTTTGATGCGGAAAAATCCATCAGTGAGATTTCTTATGACCTAGGCTTTAAATATCCTCAGCATTTTACAAGACTGTTCAAAAGTAAAGTGGGAGTGTCTCCGAGTGAATATAAAACCTTAAATTAA